TCGACGACGACGGCCTGATGATGCAGAAGACCCTTCACGAGCCGAACGTTCCAGGCATCCGGCTGTACACCGACAAGGCGAAGAGGATCCTGGACTTTATCCTTCAGGACAGGGCGGAGGTGACGGCCCGCTGAGGCCGGCACCCGACGGAAGGCACATCCATGAGGACCCCGTTTCGCTGCATTCGCGATCTCCTGGCTGACGGAACCGGCTGCGCCGTGGCCCAGATCATTTCCACCCGCGGCTCGGCGCCGCGGGCCGCGGGGACACGCATGATTGTCCCGATTGCCGGCCGCCCTGTCGGAACCGTAGGCGGAGGCATCCTCGAGGCCAGGGCCGCGGAGATCGCCCGGGGCGTCCTTGAGACCGGCGAAGCCGTCCTGGAGACCTTCGTTCTCGAAGCGGAGAAGGCGGGCGATGCCGGCATGATGTGCGGCGGTACGGTGGAGCTCTTGGTTTATCGCCTGGAAGCGGCGGACCCGGACACACTTTCGCTCTACCGGGAAGCCGCCGCCATTCTCGAGAGTCGCGGCAGGGCCCGCCTCGTCACCAGGCTCCCCGGAGGAACGGCAGGGGGGCGCATCGCCCAGTGGCTGATCCGGGTGGATGGATCCGTCCTCGGTCCCCCGGAGCCGGAGGGAGGGCTCCATGCACGGGTGCCCGCGGATGCCGGATCGGGAGAGCCGCGGCTCCTGGCGGATGCGGGCGGGCGGTTCCTGCTGGAATCCCTTTACGGCGGGGAAACGGTCCATCTGTTCGGGGCCGGCCACGTCGCCCGGTCCCTGGCCCCGCTCCTGGAGATGACGGGCTTCCGGACCGTTGTCCTCGACGACCGGGCGGAGTTCGCCAACCGGGATCGGTTCCCCGGGGCGGATCGGATCGTCCTGCTCGACGCCTGGGATCGCGCCCTGGAAGGCCTGGACGCCGGGCCGAAGGGATTCCTTGTCATCATGACCCGTGGCCATGCCTTCGACCGGGACGTCCTGCAGCAGGCCCTGCGGACCGCAGCAGGGTACATCGGCATGATCAGCAGCAGGAGAAAGCGGGACGCCATCTTCGCCGCCCTGCGGGAGGAAGGATTCACGGAAGAGGACCTGAAAAGGGTTTATGCCCCCATCGGGCTTCCCATCGGCGCCGAGACGCCGGAAGAGATCGCCGTCAGCATCGCCGCGGAGCTGATCCGTCATCGGGCCGGCATCGAGTCCTGACGGACGAGGGGCCGCCGCTTTGTTTATCGTTTCAGGATTTCATCCAAGGCCGCCACAAAGGCCTCCATGGCCTCCCGGACGGACAGGGTCACCCGGATGAAGTTGGGAAAGCGGAATCCCGTCATGGTTCGGACCATGACCCCGCGGGTCATGAGCTTCCGATAGGCCAGGGTGTCGCTCATGGGAAGACGGATCATGATGAAGTTCCCCTCCCCGGAGACAAACGGCAGGCCCCGGGCGGCCAGTTCCTCCTCCAGATAAGCGCGGCTCTCCCGGACCAGCCGCCGGCTTTCCAGGACATGATTCCCGTCGTCCAGCGCCGCCACGGCCGCCTCCTGAGCCACCGCGTTGACGGAATAGACGACACAGGCACGTCGTATGGCATCCACCACCGGAAGCGACCCGGCCAGGTAGCCGATCCGCAGGCCCGCCAGCCCGTACATCTTGGAAAAGGTCCGGAACACGACGAGGTGGGGGTATTCGTCCAGGAGGGACATGCCGTCGGGATAATCCTCCCGCTCGACGAACTCGCAGTATGCTTCGTCGACAACCACGATCGCCCGGCCGTCGACAGCCTCCAGGAAGCGCCGCAGCCGGTCCCTTCCCCAATAGGTTCCCGTCGGATTGTTGGGATTGCAGACGAAGAAGATCTTCGTCCGGCCGTCCATCCGCGCCAGCATCCCCCGGTCGTCGAAGGCATAATCCCGGAGCGGAACGAGGCGCGCCTCCAGGCCTGAAAAGGTCGCCACCCACTCGTAGACCGCAAACGTCCGGTCCGCCGTGACGATGTTGTCTCCGGCCTCGCAGAAGGCCTTGATGGCGAAGGCGATGACCTCGTTGGCGCCGTTTCCGACGAGAAACTGCTCCGGATCCTTGCCGAAGCGGTCCGCCAGTTTCCGCCGCAGGTAGAAGGAATCGCCGCTCGGATACAGGGCGGCCCGGGGCGGGACAAAACGGCGGATCACCTCCTGTGTCGCCGGCGGGGGGCCCAGGGCATTCTCGTTGTTATTCAGTCGGAAGAGGCGGGAACAGCCGTAGAGCCGCATCAGCTCGTCGTCGGGCCGGCTGGGCACATAGGGCTCGAAGCTCCGTATGTAGGGCGGCAGCAGGCTCTCCAGGGAGAGAGGGCTCATGGGCGCCCCCCTCCTGCCGCGTACTGAAAGAGGACTACATCTCCCCGGCCGCCCGCGGGAAGCATCACCCGGGGACGGAATCCGGCGTCAAGAAGCAGGGGGGTAAAAGGCGCCTGCCAGGGACGGCCGAGATCGATTTCGAAGAAGAGTGCAATCCCCGGGATTTCCCGCAAAATGCTGCGAACGTGATCCTCCAGGTTGGAGGCGGCGTCCCGGCCCCACCAGACAGGTCGAAGCACGGCCCTTCCCCGGGACCTGTTGAAAGTGGCAGACAGGACGGAATACGGATAGGATGCCTCGCCCTCTTCATGGGTCAGCCTGACCTCCCGTGCAAAAGCCAGCCGCTCGCAGGATTCCCTCAGAAACGCCTCCAGGAGGGGATGGACCCAGGATACTCCTCCCTCATCCTCCCGGATCTGCCGGTAATAAACCGGGGTCTCAACCGCTCCATTCGCGGCGGTTTCGATCAGCGATCCCAGGATCTCGAAATACTCCACAGGCAGAAACGGCGACGGGAGGCGGCTGTAAATCCCTGAAACGTCCGACTTCGCGATCGCGGCGATGCATGCCTCGACAAGGTGACGACCCGTCGTCGCCCCCTGCGGCTGGCCGAACAGGTAAGGGCCGAAGAACTCCACCAGGCCCGAACCCTCACGCCACCAGGCAATCCCCCCTCCCAGGGAGCCCCTCGCGTCCTCCGCAACGGCAACTCCATATTCTCCCGACGCTGCCATATCGGCCAGTTTTCCCGGGATCAGGAAGTCGCGGGGACAGATCCCTTCCGGTGCATGGTGCAGCAGGAGGCGGGAGAACAGCTTCAGCGTCTCCGTGTCCGGTGTTTTCACGACCGGCGCGGACAAGGGTCCGGTAATGGGAATTTCACCCAGGTTGGTCTCCGGGTAAGCCTTATCTTTCCGAAAGGTGATCTCCAGGCGGTCTTCTTCGTAATGCGCCCGGATTTTGTCCACCATCCTGGCGGCAATCAGGAGACCCGTCTCGGCCGGTAGCTCTTCCCCGTCACAGGCCACCGACGACGTCAGATTGAAGGCCCGCATATTGAAAAAGCGCGTCTGGAAAGAGAACTTCAGCTCTGCGTAGTAGAACCCGTCCCGGCAGGTCAGCGTCACATTGTCCGCGGCGGCGCCCGGCCCGGTCAGATGGGAAAAGATCTCCTCCGATGCCAGCGTCAGGGAAAGGGCCTCCGCCTTGGCGAGGCCGAAGGAGAGGGCCGATTTCTCGGCAAAGGCCGTGACAACGGGAAGAAAGGCCGCACGGGGCGGAACCGTGAGCGAAACCTCCCGGTCCGGCCTGAAAACATGCATCATGTTCATAATTTACCCTGTTCTTTCCGCTTCCTGGAGGGGACGCCGCCCGGGCGCTCCGCTTGTGGTCGAGGCGCCGTCCCCGTCCGTCGCAAAGACCGCTGGGAACGGCCTGTCGGTCAATCCATGCCCGAGGCAACGCCTCCGGCAGCCGAGGGCAGATTAGCGCAGGATTATTCATTTCTCAAGGGGAACGGTCACATAAGCAGGGAAACGGATTTCAAATCCGTTGTTCCTTCCTTTTTTCTTTTCCTTTCGTGCCAAACCGAATCCCCTTTCCTTTTACATTCAGCGCATCGGCGCGGGGGCTGCCACGGGGGCTTCCGCCGTCGCGGACGTTTTTCCCGCGAGCCGTCATCGACGGTCTGTCAGGCTGGAGGGATGGGAAAAAAGTCCCAATTGCTCCTCTGGAAACCCCCGGTCGCGCCCCCGCGAACATTGGTCGGGGAGGGGGGCTTCCCGGAGCGCGAATAGCGGCTTTTTCGGGGTACCCTGCCGTCGCAGCGCAGCGCCCGCAAAGTCAATTTTCTGTAAAATAAAGGGGAAAAAGGTAGGAGGAACGGATTTGAAATCCGTCCCTCTATCCTCACAAAGAAGAGCCCCCCTCCTTCGAAAAGGAGAGGGGCTCGGGGAGGGGTGTGGCCTCGCATGTCCGCCGGACGGCGGGCAGGGTGGTGGGACTCTGCCTAGGCGATGTCCATCGGGGTCGCCATGGGATCCACCCAGCCTTTTTCGATCTTCCGGGGGATTTTCTTTCCTTTTGCCTTCTCTTCTTTCCGTTTCATGGTTTCTTCTCCTTTCCTCTCTGCTTTATCGCATTTTTTAACCGGCCGCTTCGCCGGCCTTATTTCCCAATCATGTGGGGATAGGACATAGGGTCCACCCACAGGCCGCCTCGCTTGACGGCCCTGCTGCATCTCTCACGGTTATTTTTTTTGATGGTTTCCGTCTTCCGCATCTTCCGACCTCTCATTCCCTTCCTTTTTTTTTCGATTGCAGGATAAATGATCAAGCAGGTTTGCACTATCGGGGAGGCTCCGAAATCGAAGAAGGAAGAGGAAGGAATCTTGACTCGGTCGGGGAGAAAAATCCGGATCGGTGTCTGTCCGATGACACGCCTGCGGGGTATCCAGGACAAAGGCCGGGCAGCGGGAAGACGGACGCCCCGTGACAATGCCCGCGCCCCGGGCCGGTCAATCATCCGGTGGGGCGCGGCCGGATCCCGGCACCCTCAGCCGACGAGCTTGTTTTGGACGGCGTAGAGCGTGATCTCGGCGTTGTTCTTCATCCTCATCTTCTCGAGGATGTGGGTTCGATACGTGCTGATCGTCTTTACGCTGAGGAACAGTTCATCGGCAATGGCGGAAACGGTC
Above is a window of Syntrophaceae bacterium DNA encoding:
- a CDS encoding XdhC family protein, giving the protein MRTPFRCIRDLLADGTGCAVAQIISTRGSAPRAAGTRMIVPIAGRPVGTVGGGILEARAAEIARGVLETGEAVLETFVLEAEKAGDAGMMCGGTVELLVYRLEAADPDTLSLYREAAAILESRGRARLVTRLPGGTAGGRIAQWLIRVDGSVLGPPEPEGGLHARVPADAGSGEPRLLADAGGRFLLESLYGGETVHLFGAGHVARSLAPLLEMTGFRTVVLDDRAEFANRDRFPGADRIVLLDAWDRALEGLDAGPKGFLVIMTRGHAFDRDVLQQALRTAAGYIGMISSRRKRDAIFAALREEGFTEEDLKRVYAPIGLPIGAETPEEIAVSIAAELIRHRAGIES
- the hisC gene encoding histidinol-phosphate transaminase, with translation MSPLSLESLLPPYIRSFEPYVPSRPDDELMRLYGCSRLFRLNNNENALGPPPATQEVIRRFVPPRAALYPSGDSFYLRRKLADRFGKDPEQFLVGNGANEVIAFAIKAFCEAGDNIVTADRTFAVYEWVATFSGLEARLVPLRDYAFDDRGMLARMDGRTKIFFVCNPNNPTGTYWGRDRLRRFLEAVDGRAIVVVDEAYCEFVEREDYPDGMSLLDEYPHLVVFRTFSKMYGLAGLRIGYLAGSLPVVDAIRRACVVYSVNAVAQEAAVAALDDGNHVLESRRLVRESRAYLEEELAARGLPFVSGEGNFIMIRLPMSDTLAYRKLMTRGVMVRTMTGFRFPNFIRVTLSVREAMEAFVAALDEILKR